A single region of the Nicotiana sylvestris chromosome 6, ASM39365v2, whole genome shotgun sequence genome encodes:
- the LOC104244465 gene encoding uncharacterized protein, which yields MGKEAALLSAFHPKKKPMKKHSSNKKKNQLFSKVLDYLKSDSFMFAPLFSSQLSHFPSAESSSFAPTGIEESKPKEGNDKKLVSEIGDYLKSDTYLYSPLVISQPWDSDDIPAETVQVSKGPVPIQEQIVKKRSGDVIKGRTEKVNEPGRKTVNVVRKDQNMDGIPDARSTMVTRTRVRRETVKHMIYQNC from the exons ATGGGTAAAGAAGCGGCGTTGCTCTCAGCATTTCACCCGAAGAAGAAACCCATGAAGAAACATAGCAGTAATAAGAAGAAGAATCAACTCTTCAGCAAAGTTTTGGATTATCTCAAGTCTGACTCTTTTATGTTTGCACCTCTGTTTTCTTCTCAACTCTCTCATTTCCCTTCAGCAGAGTCGTCGTCTTTTGCTCCTACCG GAATTGAGGAAAGTAAACCTAAGGAGGGAAATGATAAGAAATTGGTTAGCGAAATTGGGGATTATTTGAAGTCTGATACCTACTTGTATTCTCCCTTGGTTATTTCACAACCTTGGGATtcggatgatattcctgctgaaACGGTTCAGGTATCTAAAG GGCCAGTTCCCATACAAGAACAGATTGTCAAAAAGAGATCTGGTGATGTGATAAAAGGAAGGACTGAAAAAGTAAATGAACCTGGTAGGAAGACGGTAAATGTAGTTCGCAAAGATCAAAACATGGATGGTATTCCTGATGCGAGGAGCACTATGGTCACCCGGACTCGGGTGCGTAGAGAAACTGTGAAGCATATGATTTACCAAAACTGCTGA
- the LOC104244464 gene encoding very-long-chain aldehyde decarbonylase CER3-like, translating to MEAPLSSWPWQNLGSFKYLLYGPFVAKVMYSRYQEDSIWATWCLHVLILCSLRGLIYQLWSSFSNMLFLTRNRRIIKDGVDFKQIDKEWDWDNFVLLHAVMATLACYMLPNLVNLPIWDLSGLVVITILHIVISEPLYYCLHKCFHGNYLFSHYHSLHHSSAIPQPFTAGHATFLEQILLGGVIGIPILGSCLMGYGSVAIIYGYVLVFDFLRCLGHCNFEIIPHQLFLAFPFMKYLLYTPTYHNLHHTEIGTNYCLFMPLFDVLGNTLNPKSWDMHAKASVESGKNGRVPDFVFLAHVVDMTSALHVPYMFRSFSSIPFSTKLFLIPLLPLSFLAMLVMWLYSKPFLNTFYYLRGYLHQTWVVPRFGFQYFLPFAAQGINKQIEQAILRADRLGVKVISLAALNKNEALNGGGTLFVNKHPNLRVRVVHGNTLTAAVILKEIPNDITEVFLTGATSKLGRAIALYLCTKQVRVLMLTSSTERFQKIQKEAPAEYQKYLVQVTKYQAAKNCKTWIVGKWITPREQNFAPTGAHFHQFVVPPVLPFRRDCTYGDLAAMRLPLDVQGLGSCEYTMERGVVHACHAGGVVHSLEGWTHHEVGAIDVNRIDLVWEAALKHGLKPVSSFRQID from the exons atgGAAGCTCCATTGTCATCTTGGCCATGGCAGAACTTGGGAAGTTTCAAG TATTTACTGTATGGAccatttgttgcaaaagtgatgTACTCAAGATATCAAGAAGACAGCATTTGGGCAACTTGGTGTCTACATGTTCTCATATTATGTTCACTTAGAGGTCTCATATATCAACTATGGTCTTCTTTCAGTAACATGTTGTTCTTAACTCGAAACCGTCGGATTATTAAAGATGGAGTTGATTTTAAGCAGATTGACAAAGAATGGGACTG GGATAATTTTGTACTTCTTCATGCTGTAATGGCTACTTTAGCATGTTACATGTTACCAAACCTTGTTAATCTTCCTATATGGGATTTAAGTGGATTAGTGGTGATCACAATCCTTCATATAGTAATTTCAGAACCCCTTTACTACTGCTTACATAAGTGCTTCCATGGAAATTATCTTTTCAGCCATTATCATTCACTTCATCATTCTTCAGCTATACCTCAACCTTTTACAG CTGGTCATGCGACATTTTTGGAGCAAATTCTTTTAGGTGGAGTGATTGGAATTCCAATTCTAGGGTCTTGTCTCATGGGATATGGATCAGTAGCTATAATCTATGGCTATGTATTGGTCTTTGATTTCTTAAGATGTTTGGGACATTGCAATTTTGAGATTATTCCTCATCAGCTCTTTCTGGCCTTTCCATTTATGAAGTATCTTCTTTACACTCCAAC GTACCATAACCTACATCACACAGAGATAGGAACAAATTATTGCCTATTTATGCCACTTTTTGATGTGCTAGGTAACACTCTTAACCCAAAATCATGGGACATGCACGCAAAAGCAAGCGTTGAATCAG GTAAAAATGGGAGGGTGCCAGATTTTGTGTTCTTGGCGCATGTAGTAGACATGACATCGGCATTGCACGTACCCTATATGTTCAGATCATTCAGTTCAATTCCTTTCAGCACAAAGCTCTTCTTAATACCCTTATTGCCTCTCTCTTTTCTTGCCATGCTTGTTATGTGGCTCTATTCCAAACCTTTCTTGAACACTTTTTACTACCTCAGAGGCTACTTGCACCAAACTTGGGTCGTCCCTCGCTTTGGTTTCCAG TATTTCTTGCCATTTGCAGCACAAGGCATTAATAAACAAATAGAGCAAGCAATTCTTAGGGCTGATAGATTGGGAGTCAAAGTCATCAGCCTTGCTGCATTAAACAAG AACGAGGCACTAAATGGAGGAGGGACACTATTTGTGAACAAGCATCCTAACCTTAGAGTAAGAGTTGTACATGGGAATACCTTAACTGCAGCTGTTATCCTTAAAGAAATTCCAAATGACATCACTGAGGTTTTCTTAACTGGAGCCACCTCTAAACTTGGACGAGCTATTGctctttatctttgcacaaaacaAGTTCGTGTGCTT ATGCTAACTTCATCAACTGAAAGATTTCAAAAGATCCAAAAGGAAGCTCCTGCTGAATACCAAAAGTACCTAGTCCAAGTGACAAAATATCAGGCAGCCAAAAACTGCAAG ACATGGATAGTTGGAAAATGGATAACTCCAAGAGAGCAGAATTTTGCACCAACAGGAGCACATTTTCACCAGTTTGTGGTACCTCCTGTCTTACCCTTTAGAAGGGACTGTACTTATGGTGATCTTGCTGCCATGAGATTGCCTCTAGATGTTCAAGGACTTGGATCTTGTGAG TATACGATGGAAAGAGGGGTAGTCCATGCATGCCATGCAGGAGGAGTGGTTCATTCATTGGAAGGCTGGACACACCATGAAGTTGGAGCTATTGATGTAAACAGGATCGACTTAGTTTGGGAGGCAGCTTTAAAACATGGATTAAAGCCAGTCTCAAGTTTCAGACAGATTGATTAA